In the Armatimonas rosea genome, one interval contains:
- a CDS encoding NADH-quinone oxidoreductase subunit C yields the protein MVDVDVRLGLSGSDLAIRDRTFKADLARRGESNLTADESPEVKALVDAGYGAEIVASKRFRGQDFITVKKERIVGLLTVLRDHASLEYKLVSDILGVDLLGFETEPRFEVVYSLYSLKTYRRIVVKAQVGEDDPTIDTTSGVWPAAEWPEREIYDMLGITFNHHADLRRILMPDDWVGHPLRKDFPLGGEEVEFSHNVREQGK from the coding sequence ATGGTAGATGTTGATGTTCGTCTGGGGCTCTCGGGCTCGGACTTAGCGATTCGCGACCGGACCTTCAAGGCCGATCTTGCGCGGCGGGGGGAGTCCAATCTCACGGCCGACGAGTCACCGGAGGTGAAGGCGCTCGTGGACGCGGGCTATGGCGCGGAGATTGTCGCCAGCAAGCGCTTCCGCGGCCAGGACTTTATCACGGTCAAGAAGGAGCGCATTGTCGGCCTGCTGACCGTGCTGCGCGATCACGCGTCGCTGGAGTACAAGCTGGTCTCCGATATCCTGGGCGTGGACCTGCTGGGCTTTGAGACCGAGCCGCGCTTCGAGGTGGTCTACAGCCTCTACTCGCTCAAGACCTACCGCCGGATCGTGGTCAAGGCGCAGGTGGGGGAGGACGACCCGACCATTGACACGACCAGCGGGGTCTGGCCCGCCGCCGAGTGGCCCGAGCGCGAGATCTACGACATGCTGGGCATCACCTTCAACCACCACGCCGACCTACGCCGCATCCTCATGCCCGACGACTGGGTGGGGCATCCCTTGCGGAAGGACTTCCCCTTGGGCGGCGAGGAAGTCGAGTTTTCTCACAATGTCCGGGAGCAAGGCAAGTAG
- a CDS encoding NADH-quinone oxidoreductase subunit A produces MLNSYIPVLVMGLAAVILSAVFILLSAVLGPRRPSPQKNSPYECGVTPIGSARERFPIKFYLIAMLFIVFDIETVFLYPWAVTYGASGGMMLFNLVEMVVFVAILFVGYIYIWRRGAFEWG; encoded by the coding sequence ATGCTCAACTCCTATATTCCGGTCTTGGTGATGGGGCTTGCCGCCGTGATCCTCTCGGCGGTCTTTATTCTGCTCTCTGCGGTGCTCGGCCCGCGGCGACCCTCTCCGCAGAAGAACAGCCCCTACGAGTGTGGGGTGACTCCCATCGGCTCCGCGCGGGAGCGCTTCCCCATCAAGTTCTATCTCATCGCCATGCTCTTTATCGTCTTTGATATCGAGACGGTCTTCCTCTATCCCTGGGCAGTGACCTACGGGGCCAGTGGGGGAATGATGCTCTTCAACCTGGTGGAGATGGTGGTGTTTGTCGCGATCCTGTTTGTGGGCTACATCTATATCTGGCGTCGCGGCGCCTTCGAGTGGGGCTAG
- a CDS encoding HNH endonuclease encodes MALRRRPTQRQREIITERAEACCEYCKTPLILANVENFELEHIEPVVSGGLTVLENLALSCPGCNDIKQVQTQALDPESGAYVALFHPRQQLWEEHFAWSADGQLIQGKTPCGRATVVALRLNRIGLVNLRRAQWALGIHPLQEKSEES; translated from the coding sequence ATGGCCCTACGGAGACGCCCCACACAGCGGCAACGTGAGATTATCACAGAGCGTGCCGAGGCATGTTGTGAGTACTGCAAAACGCCTCTCATCCTTGCCAATGTTGAGAACTTTGAGCTAGAGCACATTGAGCCTGTCGTTTCGGGTGGCTTGACCGTGCTGGAGAACCTAGCGCTCTCCTGCCCCGGCTGCAACGATATCAAGCAGGTGCAAACACAAGCACTTGACCCTGAATCGGGCGCGTATGTAGCGCTTTTTCATCCACGCCAGCAGCTCTGGGAGGAACACTTTGCCTGGAGTGCAGACGGCCAGCTGATCCAGGGAAAGACTCCCTGTGGTCGTGCCACCGTCGTCGCACTACGGCTTAATCGCATCGGACTCGTCAATCTGCGTCGTGCCCAGTGGGCACTTGGAATCCATCCGCTCCAAGAAAAGAGCGAGGAAAGCTAA
- a CDS encoding DUF1287 domain-containing protein — MTTAEKIVAAARAQVGDRYVADYVSLKYPGGDVPKGQGACTDVVIRALRAAGYDLQKLVHDDMRRNFNLYPKKWGLRRPDPSIDHRRVPNLRVFFARFGQSLPLNKDFQPGDIVTWDLTPTSLTHCGIVSDRKNAQGGYLILHNIGPQASEEDRLFAWKITGHYRFPGNKLPGR; from the coding sequence ATGACAACGGCTGAGAAAATTGTCGCAGCGGCACGGGCGCAAGTGGGGGATCGCTATGTGGCGGACTATGTCTCCCTAAAGTACCCCGGCGGCGATGTCCCCAAGGGCCAAGGTGCCTGCACCGATGTCGTGATCCGTGCGCTCCGGGCCGCCGGCTACGATCTGCAAAAGCTCGTCCACGACGATATGCGGCGCAACTTCAACCTCTACCCCAAGAAATGGGGCCTGCGCCGCCCCGACCCGAGCATCGACCACCGCCGCGTCCCCAACCTCCGGGTCTTCTTCGCCCGCTTCGGCCAGTCGCTGCCCCTCAACAAAGACTTCCAACCCGGCGATATCGTCACCTGGGACCTGACGCCCACCAGCCTCACGCACTGTGGCATCGTCAGCGACCGAAAAAACGCACAGGGCGGCTACTTGATTCTCCACAACATCGGCCCGCAAGCCAGCGAAGAAGATCGCCTTTTTGCCTGGAAAATCACCGGGCACTATCGGTTTCCGGGCAATAAATTACCCGGCAGATAG
- a CDS encoding DUF1003 domain-containing protein, which translates to MDEDIEISPCGQWKHDHPPVRDINTEFAKQQTTGQRLADKIAGAVGGWPFIIIQSFILMCWIAANVYFALHPALLKAWDPYPFILLNLVLSFQAAYTGPVVMMSQNRQAEKDRLTAQRDYEVDQRAETEIAIVMEHLLHQDRQIAALRQEISSLHRALESSKK; encoded by the coding sequence ATGGACGAAGACATTGAGATCAGCCCGTGTGGTCAGTGGAAGCACGATCACCCGCCGGTGCGCGACATCAACACCGAGTTTGCCAAGCAGCAGACCACCGGCCAGCGCCTCGCCGACAAGATCGCGGGGGCGGTGGGGGGCTGGCCCTTTATCATCATCCAGTCCTTTATTCTGATGTGCTGGATCGCGGCCAATGTCTACTTTGCGCTGCACCCCGCGCTCCTCAAGGCCTGGGACCCGTACCCGTTTATCCTGCTCAATCTCGTGCTCTCGTTTCAGGCGGCCTACACCGGCCCGGTCGTGATGATGAGCCAGAACCGCCAGGCCGAGAAAGACCGCCTCACCGCCCAGCGCGACTACGAGGTGGACCAGCGGGCCGAGACCGAGATCGCGATCGTGATGGAGCACCTCCTGCACCAAGACCGCCAGATCGCCGCACTCCGGCAAGAGATTTCCAGTCTGCACCGGGCGCTAGAGAGTAGCAAGAAATGA
- a CDS encoding diguanylate cyclase domain-containing protein has product MPNTNSQLTDDEARRLWALQRYHVLDTAALESSTENTYEDTTQLALSLAGMPIGLIAFADAERRWLKSSVGLEPDQTAGIWPFVQLVMACPTEVLVVSDPTRDPRLAKNPLVTEPPRARFFAGAPLVTQDGQVLGALCVLGPKPKKLTESQKQGLQRLARTLVSQLELFVHLQSQGKLLQELSVAQLDIQEADDRFQQAVAAMHDGLIVQEPSHGIVLCNPRAEQLLGVGADELQGLTFADPRWMAVRDNGSPFPSNEHPITVSLREGVPQENVIMGLHRPDGEVLWVSINSAPLFRPHEVRPYAAVATFADIRDRRHFQKIAEQQLIEFNKLNRRLEQRQRELAEANLQLEAQATVDGLTGLKNHRKFQEELLSQYRMSVRYQYPLSLILLDVDSFKSYNDTFGHPAGDDVLCTIADALLKATRVTDCAARYGGEEFAIVLPHTSADDSRVVAERCRRMIAELPWPRRPVTISVGVATLGLNTRDPKELTEQADQALYYSKNHGKNCVTHSFDITTEPLRAAA; this is encoded by the coding sequence TTGCCAAACACAAACTCCCAACTCACTGATGACGAGGCACGGCGTCTCTGGGCGTTACAGCGCTACCACGTCTTAGACACAGCTGCGCTTGAGTCCTCGACAGAGAATACCTACGAGGATACAACCCAGCTTGCCCTCTCTCTCGCGGGGATGCCGATTGGCCTGATTGCCTTTGCGGATGCGGAGCGACGCTGGCTCAAGTCGTCCGTGGGCCTAGAGCCCGATCAGACCGCGGGCATCTGGCCGTTTGTGCAGCTGGTCATGGCCTGCCCTACCGAGGTGCTGGTGGTCAGCGATCCCACCCGTGATCCACGCCTTGCCAAGAACCCTCTGGTCACGGAGCCCCCACGCGCTCGCTTCTTCGCAGGAGCCCCTCTGGTCACCCAAGACGGCCAGGTTCTGGGGGCGCTCTGTGTCCTTGGCCCCAAGCCTAAGAAGCTCACGGAGAGCCAGAAGCAAGGACTCCAGCGCCTCGCACGGACTCTTGTCTCGCAGCTAGAGCTCTTTGTCCACCTCCAGAGCCAGGGCAAGCTGCTACAAGAGCTCTCGGTGGCGCAGCTCGATATCCAAGAGGCCGACGACCGCTTCCAGCAAGCCGTGGCCGCGATGCACGATGGGCTGATTGTGCAGGAGCCCAGCCACGGGATTGTGCTGTGCAACCCCCGCGCCGAGCAGCTTTTGGGAGTCGGGGCCGACGAGCTCCAGGGCCTAACCTTCGCCGACCCGCGCTGGATGGCGGTGCGGGACAATGGCTCGCCGTTTCCCAGCAACGAGCACCCCATCACGGTCTCTCTGCGCGAGGGAGTCCCCCAAGAGAACGTCATCATGGGCCTCCACCGCCCCGATGGCGAGGTGCTCTGGGTCTCGATCAACTCCGCGCCCCTCTTCCGCCCCCACGAGGTGCGCCCCTACGCCGCGGTCGCCACCTTCGCCGATATCCGCGACCGGAGGCACTTCCAAAAAATCGCCGAGCAGCAGCTGATCGAGTTCAACAAGCTCAACCGGCGCCTAGAGCAGCGCCAGCGGGAGCTCGCCGAGGCCAACCTCCAGCTCGAAGCGCAGGCGACTGTCGATGGGCTGACCGGCCTGAAGAACCACCGCAAGTTCCAGGAAGAGCTCCTCAGCCAGTACCGGATGAGCGTGCGCTACCAGTACCCCCTCTCGCTGATTCTCCTGGATGTCGATAGCTTTAAGTCCTACAACGACACCTTCGGGCACCCCGCCGGCGACGATGTCCTCTGCACGATCGCGGATGCGCTGCTCAAAGCCACCCGCGTGACCGACTGCGCCGCACGCTACGGGGGGGAGGAGTTTGCCATCGTGCTCCCCCACACCAGCGCCGACGACTCCCGGGTCGTGGCGGAGCGCTGCCGCCGCATGATCGCCGAGCTTCCCTGGCCCCGCCGCCCCGTGACCATCAGTGTCGGAGTCGCCACCCTAGGCCTCAACACCCGCGACCCCAAAGAGCTCACCGAGCAGGCCGACCAAGCGCTCTACTACTCCAAGAACCACGGCAAGAACTGTGTCACCCACAGCTTTGACATCACCACCGAGCCCCTCCGAGCCGCCGCCTAA
- a CDS encoding YitT family protein has protein sequence MRWVSLIRGKRNGAWDSLSIVAGCALMALGFRLFMNGNGIVAGGVVGLSTLLERRFGWEAAGVQWGINLPLLGLGFWGLGRAAGARSALGSLVLPLLMLVTRAVPTLTQTPLLAALFGGVVYGAGLGLVLSGSGSVGGYSLFARLVTKRLPLSVSNAIFALDALTILGGGLLFGAEKAMYGLIAAFVMRRALDAVLLGFSHTKLAFVISTASDSIRAAILSELDRGLTILPGTGGYTGDPRPVLLIALGQAEVPHLRSLVRTHDPDAFVVLTDAAEVLGKGFHREA, from the coding sequence ATGCGTTGGGTCAGTCTTATCCGAGGGAAGCGAAACGGGGCATGGGATAGCCTGAGCATTGTCGCGGGCTGTGCGCTGATGGCCCTGGGGTTCCGGCTCTTTATGAACGGCAACGGGATTGTGGCCGGTGGGGTCGTAGGGCTCTCGACCCTGCTGGAGCGGCGCTTTGGCTGGGAGGCGGCCGGGGTGCAGTGGGGGATCAATCTACCATTGCTGGGGCTAGGGTTCTGGGGGCTGGGGAGAGCGGCGGGAGCACGCTCTGCGCTGGGCTCGCTGGTGCTCCCGCTCTTGATGCTGGTCACCCGCGCCGTCCCCACACTCACCCAGACCCCTCTCCTCGCGGCGCTCTTTGGCGGGGTGGTCTACGGTGCGGGGCTGGGGCTTGTGCTCTCGGGGAGCGGCTCAGTGGGGGGCTACTCTCTCTTTGCGCGCCTGGTGACCAAGCGCCTGCCCCTCTCCGTGAGCAATGCGATCTTTGCCCTGGATGCCCTGACGATCCTCGGGGGGGGCCTGCTCTTTGGCGCGGAGAAAGCCATGTACGGCCTGATCGCCGCCTTTGTCATGCGCCGCGCCCTCGATGCTGTCCTGCTGGGGTTCTCCCACACCAAGCTCGCCTTCGTCATCTCCACCGCCTCCGACTCCATCCGCGCCGCGATCCTGAGCGAGCTAGACCGCGGCCTGACGATCCTTCCCGGCACGGGCGGCTACACCGGCGACCCGCGCCCCGTGCTCCTGATCGCGCTGGGGCAAGCCGAGGTCCCCCACCTCCGCTCCCTCGTCCGCACCCACGACCCCGATGCCTTCGTCGTCCTCACCGACGCCGCCGAGGTCCTCGGAAAAGGTTTTCACCGAGAGGCGTAA
- a CDS encoding DUF1559 domain-containing protein — MKRAKSWFQEYGDCLWFSAPLVGWIVLSITVLMSTMPWFFAIPLGCMVGFVLWLGLGILNGGTTLVEITIGSAIPLVCALTLIPVFAQARERARETACRSNLKDLARAWANYEADHDDKPLPEKNWQAALAPYLPKTFRLQCPDSKGGYRYEAERGGVLFTELKPAHKGHRAAIFTDGTIRLLEVSQAPPRPALLARQ, encoded by the coding sequence ATGAAGCGTGCCAAGAGCTGGTTTCAAGAGTATGGGGATTGTCTGTGGTTCAGCGCTCCCCTTGTCGGTTGGATCGTGCTGTCCATCACGGTGCTGATGTCAACGATGCCCTGGTTTTTCGCGATCCCCCTGGGATGTATGGTCGGGTTTGTTCTCTGGCTGGGGCTCGGCATCTTAAACGGGGGAACAACCCTCGTCGAGATAACCATTGGCTCCGCAATACCCTTGGTCTGTGCCCTTACTTTAATCCCTGTGTTTGCCCAGGCACGAGAAAGGGCGCGGGAGACAGCCTGCCGATCCAACCTTAAAGACCTTGCCAGAGCGTGGGCAAACTACGAGGCGGACCACGATGACAAGCCTCTCCCCGAGAAGAACTGGCAGGCGGCGCTTGCTCCCTACCTCCCCAAAACGTTCCGGCTCCAGTGCCCCGACAGCAAGGGGGGCTACCGCTACGAAGCCGAGCGGGGTGGTGTCTTGTTCACGGAGCTCAAGCCTGCACACAAAGGACATCGCGCCGCGATTTTCACCGATGGGACGATCCGTCTGCTTGAGGTAAGCCAAGCTCCACCCCGCCCGGCACTTCTGGCCCGCCAATAA
- a CDS encoding YjhG/YagF family D-xylonate dehydratase — protein MTNSDDIYDVATKAAGPAGELPLTEEMLRDRPSGDLFGLSMNAGMGWEPSKVVGREFLVLSTLGGMRGEDGKPIALGYHTGHWEVGLQVRECAEELARRGAIPFAGFVSDPCDGRSQGTTGMFDSLPYRNDAAVVLRRLIRSLPTRRGVIGVATCDKGLPAMLMALAGMRDLPCAIVPGGVTLPPERGEDAGKVQTIGARFSHGLITLKEAAEAGCRACATPGGGCQFFGTAATAQAVSEALGLTVPHAALAPSGQKIWFDIATRTANAMLALDANGVTGRDILTDKSIENAMLVHAACGGSTNLLLHIPAIAHAAGLKRPSVDDWIRVNRSVPRLVDVLPNGPTDHPTVRMYLAGGVPEVMLHLRNLGLLHLDCLTVNGKTVGENLAEWETSERRERVRQVLRDKDGVDPDDVISDPEHARKKGLTSTVCFPVGNLAPEGSVIKATSIHPSVVGEDGVYRKTGPAKVFTSERAAIAAIKGGKIVAGDVIVLTCRGPLGTGMEETYQLTSALKFLPFGKEVALITDARFSGVSTGACIGHIGPEALAGGPIGKVRDGDTIEIIVDRVNLTASVNLTSDPDFATRPLRDDLAPDPQLPDDTRLWAALVTASGGLWGGCVYDTESILAKLR, from the coding sequence GTGACAAATAGCGACGATATCTACGATGTGGCGACGAAGGCCGCCGGGCCTGCGGGGGAGCTGCCCCTGACCGAGGAGATGCTACGAGATCGCCCGTCCGGGGATCTCTTTGGGCTCTCGATGAACGCCGGCATGGGCTGGGAGCCGTCGAAGGTGGTCGGGCGGGAGTTTCTGGTGCTCTCGACCCTCGGGGGGATGCGCGGCGAGGACGGCAAGCCGATCGCGCTGGGCTACCACACGGGGCACTGGGAGGTCGGTCTGCAGGTGCGCGAGTGCGCCGAGGAGCTGGCGCGGCGGGGCGCGATCCCGTTTGCAGGCTTTGTCTCCGACCCCTGCGATGGCCGCAGCCAGGGCACGACCGGGATGTTCGACTCGCTGCCGTACCGCAACGACGCCGCAGTGGTGCTACGAAGGCTCATTCGCTCACTACCGACCCGGCGTGGGGTGATCGGGGTGGCGACCTGTGACAAGGGGCTGCCCGCGATGCTCATGGCGCTTGCCGGGATGCGCGATCTGCCCTGCGCCATTGTCCCCGGCGGCGTCACCCTGCCGCCGGAGCGCGGTGAGGACGCCGGCAAAGTCCAGACTATCGGGGCCCGGTTTTCGCACGGGCTCATCACGCTCAAAGAAGCGGCCGAGGCGGGCTGCCGCGCCTGTGCGACTCCGGGCGGCGGCTGTCAGTTCTTCGGCACCGCGGCCACGGCTCAGGCGGTCTCCGAGGCGCTCGGGTTGACCGTTCCCCATGCTGCCCTCGCGCCCAGCGGCCAGAAGATCTGGTTCGATATCGCCACTCGCACCGCCAACGCCATGCTCGCGCTCGATGCCAATGGGGTCACGGGCCGCGATATCCTCACCGATAAAAGTATCGAGAACGCCATGCTGGTGCACGCGGCCTGCGGCGGCTCTACCAACTTACTCTTGCACATTCCCGCCATCGCCCACGCCGCCGGGCTGAAGCGCCCGAGCGTCGACGACTGGATCCGTGTCAACCGCTCCGTGCCGCGCCTGGTCGATGTGCTCCCCAACGGCCCCACGGACCATCCCACCGTGCGGATGTATCTGGCGGGCGGTGTCCCGGAAGTGATGCTGCACCTGCGGAACCTCGGGCTGCTGCACTTAGACTGCCTGACGGTGAACGGAAAGACCGTGGGCGAGAACCTAGCCGAGTGGGAGACCAGCGAGCGGCGCGAGAGAGTCCGGCAAGTCCTGCGCGATAAAGACGGCGTCGATCCCGACGATGTCATCTCCGACCCGGAGCACGCCCGCAAGAAGGGCCTCACCAGCACGGTCTGCTTCCCCGTGGGCAACCTCGCGCCGGAGGGCAGCGTCATCAAGGCTACGAGCATTCACCCGTCGGTGGTGGGCGAGGACGGTGTCTACCGCAAGACCGGCCCCGCCAAGGTGTTTACGTCGGAGCGCGCTGCGATTGCGGCGATCAAGGGCGGTAAGATTGTCGCCGGCGATGTGATTGTCCTGACCTGCCGCGGGCCGCTCGGGACGGGTATGGAGGAGACCTACCAGCTCACCAGCGCCCTGAAATTTTTACCCTTTGGCAAGGAGGTCGCGCTCATCACGGATGCAAGATTTAGCGGTGTCTCCACCGGTGCGTGCATCGGCCATATCGGCCCCGAGGCGCTGGCGGGCGGCCCCATCGGCAAGGTCCGCGACGGCGACACGATCGAGATTATCGTGGATCGCGTGAACCTCACCGCCTCCGTGAACCTCACCAGCGACCCCGACTTCGCCACCCGCCCGCTCCGCGACGACCTCGCCCCCGACCCCCAGCTCCCCGACGACACCCGCCTCTGGGCCGCCCTCGTCACCGCAAGCGGCGGCCTCTGGGGCGGTTGCGTCTACGACACGGAGAGCATCCTCGCCAAGCTGAGATAA
- a CDS encoding MFS transporter: MSTKAADTPSLPGFSQMVLLLGLGWGLTNIAYGIYDLPLKFVLKEELHLNAQQISAFFALGVFSNYVKPLAGILTDSVPLFGTRRRWYLILSLLLCGLGWLILGSVPRSYNLMLGVFATTYTMVMIISTTFGGVMVETAQRFAAAGRLTAQRIGMFRLGSLVGGPLGGFLAKFPLLLTLSLSATLHFALIPIVWFWLKEPQKATLNKELWHEAGEQFRGLVKSRVVLAAAGMIFLIAASPGFNTPLFFYQTNTLGLSKQFLGNLTLIGAAFGLLTAAGYHKFCQKGSMRLILYVSILVHALGTLFYHFYQTPGTAIAITALEGVTQTLAVLPVYDLAARGTPRGSEALGYSVMMSVWNLTNSLSDWVGSTLFTKYGFGFTHLIWLNAGTTALVLLVIPFLPRELLNKTDGLPQGKDDHP; encoded by the coding sequence ATGTCCACCAAAGCTGCTGACACTCCCTCTCTGCCGGGCTTCTCCCAGATGGTGCTCCTGCTGGGGCTGGGCTGGGGCCTGACCAATATCGCCTACGGCATCTACGACCTGCCGCTTAAGTTTGTGCTCAAGGAAGAGCTTCATCTCAATGCCCAGCAGATCTCCGCGTTCTTTGCGCTGGGGGTCTTTAGCAACTATGTCAAGCCGCTGGCGGGGATCCTCACCGATAGTGTCCCGCTCTTTGGGACACGCCGCCGCTGGTACCTGATCCTGAGCCTCTTGCTCTGCGGGCTCGGGTGGCTGATCCTGGGGAGTGTCCCTCGCAGCTACAACTTGATGCTCGGGGTCTTTGCGACGACTTATACCATGGTGATGATCATCTCCACGACCTTCGGGGGGGTGATGGTCGAGACCGCGCAGCGCTTTGCGGCGGCGGGGCGGCTGACCGCGCAGCGGATCGGGATGTTCCGGCTCGGGTCGCTGGTGGGCGGGCCACTGGGGGGATTTCTGGCGAAGTTCCCGCTCCTGCTCACCCTGAGCCTCTCCGCGACCCTGCACTTTGCGCTGATCCCGATTGTCTGGTTCTGGCTCAAGGAGCCGCAGAAAGCGACCCTGAATAAAGAGCTCTGGCACGAGGCAGGGGAGCAGTTCCGGGGGCTGGTGAAGAGTAGAGTGGTGCTGGCGGCGGCGGGGATGATCTTTCTGATCGCGGCCTCGCCGGGCTTTAACACGCCGCTGTTCTTCTACCAGACCAACACCCTGGGGCTCTCCAAGCAGTTTCTGGGGAACCTAACCCTGATCGGGGCGGCGTTTGGGCTCCTGACAGCGGCGGGGTACCACAAGTTCTGCCAGAAGGGGAGCATGCGGCTGATCCTCTATGTCAGCATCTTAGTTCATGCGCTGGGAACCCTCTTCTACCACTTCTACCAGACGCCCGGCACGGCGATTGCGATCACTGCGCTGGAGGGAGTCACCCAGACCTTGGCGGTGCTGCCTGTCTACGATCTTGCGGCACGGGGAACTCCTCGGGGCAGCGAGGCGTTAGGGTACTCGGTGATGATGAGTGTCTGGAACCTCACCAACTCCCTCTCGGACTGGGTGGGCTCGACTCTCTTCACGAAGTACGGCTTTGGCTTCACCCACCTGATCTGGCTCAACGCCGGAACGACCGCGCTGGTGCTCCTGGTGATCCCGTTTCTTCCCCGTGAGCTACTCAACAAAACCGATGGGCTGCCTCAGGGAAAAGACGACCATCCCTAG
- the nuoD gene encoding NADH dehydrogenase (quinone) subunit D — protein sequence MTINMGPSHPSTHGVLRLVLELDGETVVRCTPHIGYLHTGIEKTMENLSYYKALVLTDREDYLSNLCNNLAYSLAVEKLLDVAIPPKADYMRVLLNELERIASHCLWLGTHALDIGAMSMFFYTWQDRDRILELKEHLSGVRTKTSWICPGGLRGDAPQGWLERVRAFLDYFPARIELYEGLLTNNPIWIERTRGIGMLSAEQAIAFGMAGPSLRASGVAFDLRKTNPYSRYEEFDFDICVGTYGDVYDRYRVRMAELWESLKICEQSYAKVVEMGAKAPVRTADRKIAPPPRAELDTSMEALIHHFKLYTEGYHPPVGEAIGAVEGPRGEKAYYVVSDGSNKPYRVKIKGPSFYNLQALPQMCEGRMVADVVAIIGSIDIVLGDIDR from the coding sequence ATGACCATCAACATGGGGCCGTCGCATCCTTCCACGCACGGCGTGCTTCGGCTCGTGCTGGAGCTCGATGGCGAGACGGTCGTGCGCTGCACGCCGCATATCGGCTACCTGCACACTGGCATTGAGAAGACCATGGAGAACCTGAGCTACTACAAGGCTCTGGTGCTCACCGACCGCGAGGACTATCTCTCCAATCTCTGTAACAACCTCGCGTACTCGCTTGCCGTCGAGAAGCTGCTCGATGTGGCCATTCCGCCCAAGGCCGACTACATGCGTGTCCTACTCAACGAGCTGGAGCGGATCGCATCGCACTGCCTCTGGCTGGGAACCCATGCGCTGGATATCGGCGCGATGAGCATGTTCTTCTACACCTGGCAGGACCGCGACCGGATTCTGGAGCTCAAGGAGCACCTCTCTGGCGTGCGCACCAAGACCAGCTGGATCTGCCCCGGCGGCCTGCGCGGCGATGCGCCGCAGGGCTGGCTGGAGCGTGTCCGTGCGTTTCTGGACTACTTCCCGGCGCGCATCGAGCTCTACGAGGGCCTGCTGACCAACAACCCCATCTGGATCGAGCGTACGCGCGGGATCGGGATGCTCAGCGCCGAACAGGCGATCGCCTTTGGAATGGCCGGTCCAAGCCTGCGTGCCAGCGGTGTCGCGTTTGACCTGCGAAAAACCAACCCGTACTCCCGCTACGAAGAGTTCGATTTCGATATCTGCGTCGGCACCTATGGCGATGTCTACGACCGCTACCGGGTGCGTATGGCCGAGCTCTGGGAGTCTCTGAAGATCTGCGAGCAGTCCTACGCAAAGGTGGTCGAGATGGGCGCGAAGGCTCCCGTGCGCACTGCGGACCGCAAGATCGCCCCGCCACCCCGTGCCGAGCTGGACACATCGATGGAGGCCCTGATCCACCACTTCAAGCTCTACACCGAGGGCTACCATCCGCCGGTGGGCGAGGCCATTGGTGCGGTCGAGGGCCCCCGCGGCGAGAAGGCCTACTACGTGGTCAGCGACGGCTCCAACAAGCCGTACCGGGTCAAGATCAAGGGCCCGAGTTTCTACAACCTTCAGGCGCTCCCCCAGATGTGTGAGGGGCGCATGGTCGCCGATGTGGTCGCCATCATCGGCTCGATTGATATTGTCCTGGGAGACATTGACCGCTAA
- a CDS encoding NADH-quinone oxidoreductase subunit B — translation MSQETDQPFLTASLNKMVNWGRKNSLWPATFGLACCAIEMMASTDSRFDLSRFGSEAFRASPRQADLMIVSGRVCKKMAPVLRQVYDQMPDPKWVIAMGDCASNGGVFNNYAVVQGVDQIVPVDIYVPGCPPSPDALIHAVMELQKKIDKERFSERY, via the coding sequence ATGAGCCAGGAAACTGACCAGCCGTTTTTGACGGCATCGCTGAACAAGATGGTGAACTGGGGGCGTAAGAACTCCCTCTGGCCCGCCACCTTCGGGCTGGCCTGCTGCGCCATCGAGATGATGGCCTCCACCGACAGCCGCTTCGACCTCTCCCGCTTTGGCTCCGAGGCGTTCCGGGCCTCGCCGCGCCAGGCCGATCTGATGATCGTCAGCGGGCGTGTCTGTAAGAAGATGGCCCCGGTCCTGCGCCAGGTCTACGACCAGATGCCCGACCCCAAGTGGGTGATCGCGATGGGCGACTGCGCCAGCAACGGCGGGGTCTTCAACAACTACGCCGTCGTGCAGGGTGTCGATCAAATCGTCCCCGTGGATATCTATGTCCCCGGCTGCCCCCCGAGCCCCGATGCGCTGATTCACGCCGTCATGGAGCTTCAGAAGAAGATCGATAAAGAGCGCTTTAGCGAAAGATATTGA